The Armatimonadota bacterium genomic interval GCCACCCTCCAGCACCAGGCTCGCCAATCGTTTCCGTGACTGCATAAGCGATTGCTCCTGAAATGGCATCCCACACCTCCCGAGCGAAGTGTAAAGGATGTCTTGTCAGAAACTGTCCACCATCTATTGTCATCAGACAATTCTGGGGGACCAAGCGGGGGAGCGGTAATGATGAATTCAGAGTGATGAATGATGAATGGCGGATGGAGCGCGGGCGCCTCGCCCGCATTCGGGTTCGACCCTGCTACCGCTTCGACAGAACCGCGCCAACAACAGCTTTTCAACGCTCGGTAATACGCCCAACCTTACCCGTAAATTGGACGAGGCTCTTCACGAACAAAGCAGACTGCTGGTGAATTGAGTGTGTCATGCATGATCCATGCTAACTATCTTCGCGCAGAGTGCGCATGCGCCACCAGACACCCCAGAGCAACAAGACGGCATTCCATACAAAGAGCAGTCCGAACCGGTCAATCCGAAGGAGTTCAAGCCCCTGCCCCAACTTAGCAGCAGGCGGAAGATCCGCCTGAATGAATAGCAGAGAGACCCAACCAAACAGCATCGTCGAGCAGATGAGACACGTCCGTGCTGCCGTACGGGCATACCCGCCCCATGACAAACCACAGGTTAGTCCCGTGACGGCCCCCAGCAATATCCCTCCGAGTGCGGTAATGAGAAAGAAAATGGGCTCTTCGGACGCAACGCCATTTGGCCTGAACGCGCGGTAGATGTAATACATCCCATTGAGTATGACCAGATAACCCAGAGCCGCACCGCCAAGTGTTCCGATGACGGCTTTCATACCAGTACCCACTGCGCATGCCTCCAATGGACGCGACCTAATGGCACTCGGCCATACCCATAGTTGCCAGCGCCGCGCGTCCATCATGGACCCTCCGCGTCTAGTCCGGGAATCGCCTGTTATTGGGTTTTGGATTCAGCCCTTCAAGCCGGTGAGGGTTATCCCCTGGATGAAGTAGCGCTGGCAGAAGAAGAAGACCATCAGCACCGGGAGCATCACCAGCGTGGACGCGGCCATCATATAGCCGTACTCGCCGCCGTGCACGCTCTGGTACAACTGCAACGCGTACGCGATGGGCATCTTGGTCGGTGAAGAGATGTAGATCAACGGCCCCATGAAGTTGTTCCAACTGCCCATGAACGTCATGATCGCCACCGTGGCGAGCGCCGGACGCACGAGGGGGAGCATGATGGTCCAGTAGGTGCGCCAGTAGGAGCAGCCGTCAATCTTGGCCGCCTCCTCCAACTCGGATGGGATCGTCAGGAAGAACTGGCGCAGCAGGAACACGTTGAATGCGCCGCCTCCGAGGAACGCGCCGGCCCAGAGGGGCACCAGGGTATCGATGTAGCCAAGGCGCTGCCAGATGAGGAACTGCGGGATCATGGTCACGGCGCCGGGCAGCATCATGGTGGCCAGCAGGAGCACGAACAGGCCGTCGCGTCCGGGCCAGCGCAGGCGGGCGAACGAGAAAGCGACCATCGAGGCCGTTAGCAGCGTGCCGATGATGCTGAAGATCGTTATCTTCAACGTGTTGTTGAGGTAGACGAGGCCGTACCTGGTTTCCTCGGGCAGGTAATTGAGGCTCTCCGGGTAGTTCTCCCACACGAAGCCCGGTTTGAGGATGGGCTTCACCGCATCCGGCGAGACTTTGCTCTCCTTGCCCAATCGTCCCCCGGCGTAGACCGGCGCCACTAGAATCGTGTCCTCGAGGTCCTTCACCAATGCCCAGACGCCGGTGCGCGGGGAATTCGGGTCGTCCGGCGGGACGATGGTCTGTTGATCCGCCGACAGGGCGGAACCGGCGACGGTCACCAGGGCGAGTTTTTCGCCTTTGCCGTCGTCGATTTTGACCGGGCGACGCGGCATAAACCGGATCTCGTTCGTCAGGATGTCCGCATCGACCTTGAACGACGTGGAGACGAGCCACAGGAACGGCACCATGAAGATGATCGCGCCGGTGAGTAGGACGAGATGCAGGTACGCCTGGCGCTGGTCCTCGCGGCGTTCCTTGATCTGCGCGGGCGTCTGAGCGTGTGCGAGCTTTCGGCCGAGCAGCAGGATGACCGCCGCCGCGCAGGATGAGGCGAGGAGGACGGGGACGGCATCGACGTGCGCCAGCCACGGCCAGGCCAGGAGCGCGGCAGATAACAGCATCGCCCCGATGCCGGCCGCGCCGGCGCCGCGCCGGATAACGTCACGAAGGGTGACGAGCCATAGCCCGATGGCGACGTAGGCGACGAAGACCTCGGCGACCCAGATCAACGGAAGCAGTTTATCCAATGCTAGCCCTCAGAAGCGAGAAGTGAGAGTTGAGAAGTGAGAAGTGAGAGTTGAGAATTGAGAAGTGAGAAGTGAGAGTTGAGTTATCGCTTTCGCGGTTTCGGAAACGGGACGGTCCGGATCGGCGGGAGCGGCGTCTTTTTCTGCCAATCCCGAATGGCTCTCGGGCGGGAGGCGGCGTCCAATTCCGAGATCGTTACGAACCGGTATCCCCTGGCCTTGAGCGCGTTCACGATGCGGGGTAACTGATCGATCGTCTCCTGCACGCCATCGTGGAAGAGGAGGATTCCGCCGTTCGACGCGTGTTTCATCGTCCGCTCGAAAAGGAGATCCGGGGCGGGGTTCGCGTAATCCGCCGGATCGTCCGTATACATCACGATCGTCTTTCCCAGTTCTCGGCACGCCGTAATGACATCAGCGTCGTATTCGCCGCCCGGGGGGCGCAGATACGGGTCGGCGGGCTTTCCGGTAATCCGCGATATCACCGCATCGCAGGCGGCGATCTCGGGCGCGATTAGGTCCGGCATGACGTGATTCAGGCGGGCGTGGTGATAGGTGTGGTTGCTGACCTGGTGCCCGGCCGCGACCTCCGCCTTGATCAGGTCCGGATTGAACTGGGCCTCTTCGCCGATCACAAAGAAAGTCGCGGGGATGTCCAGCTGTTTCAGCGCGGCGAGCAGGCCCGGGGTGAACAGGGGATGCGGTCCGTCGTCGATCGTCAGCGCCAGCATCTTTCGCGACGCATCGCCGCGGTACAGCTTTTCGAATCGCCAGCCTTTGCGTCGCTCCACGGTGTCCTGCGCGATAATCTGGAGGTCGCTGAGATAATCGCGCTCCTGATCCTTCGCCGTGAGCTGGAGTTTGATGGGGTCCATCGTCGCGGCCAGATCGGGCGCGAACGGGATCTGTGCGAACGCCACGGGCAGGCCGGCGAGGAAGAGAGCAGGCAGCAGGATTGTTCGGGTGTACTTCATCATCTGGCTACTCGGGGCGGGCCATCGCGCGGCGCGGGGACTCAACGGCGCGCGCGTGTTCCCTCGGGCCGGCCGTCCGCTGAGCCCATTGAGTGGACGCGGAGAGCAGCCTGGCCTGGCTGTCCGGCGGGAGGTTTCGGCGCGCGTCCAGTTGTGAGATCGTCACGCAGCGGTAACCGCGTTCGTCCAGCGCGTTGAGCAGCGCGGGCAGTATCCGGATGGTCTGCTTCACGTTGTCGTGGAGAAGGATGATTCCGCCGGGCGCGATGCGCTTCAGAAGGCGGTCCAACAGGACCTTCTCCCCGACGTTCTTGAAGTCCTGCGGGTCATTCGTGTACATCACAGGCGTCTTCCCGAGTCGGCGGCACGTAGAAACGACGCTCTCATTGATCTCGCCGCCGGGAGGGCGGAAATAGCGGTCGGCGGGTCGTTTCAGAATCCGTTCGAGCATAACGTCGCAGGCTTCGATCTCGGGGCCGGCCATCTCGGGAATCACTTTGTTCAGGCGGGCGTGGTGGAACGTGTGGTTGCTCACCTGATGCCCGGCCGCGGCTTCGGCGAGGACCATGTCGGGATAACGTTCCGCCATTTCGCCGATGACAAAGAAGGTCGCTTTGGCGTGGTGCTGGGCCAGTATGCGCAGGATCAATGGCACGAACATCGGGTGCGGACCATCGTCGAACGTGAGGGCGATCTCCTTGCGGCCGCGATTTCCCCAGTAGAGTTTGTCGCCCGAGCCTGCTTCCTTCTTACCGGGCCGCTGCTGGGAGAGGATGTAAAGGTCCGTCTGGAGATCGCGCTCCTGGTCCACGACCGAGAGGGCCTCTTTCAGCGGGTCCGCCAACGGGTTGCGAAATGGGTGTGCGACCGCCCCGGTCCCGAGGGCCAGAAGGCTGCAAGTCGCGGCGAGGACAATGTGTCGATAAATCGTCATACGTAATCAGTTCGTGCGGCGTTCAGTCGCCGTAGTGCACCCAGCGCTGGCTGAGTTTCAACTGGAAAAGGGTGATGATCATGATCACCACGAAGAGTATCCACGCTAGCGCGCTGGCGTAGCCCATTTTGAAGTACTGGAACGCGTTCTGGAACAGGAGCACGACCGGCATCATGGTGGAATCGGCGGGCGCGCCGAGCGGGCCCGCGCCGCGCATGATATAGGCGATTTCGAAGATCTGCAGGCTTCCGATAACGCCCATCACGCCCAGGAAGAAGATGGTGGGAGAAAGCATCGGCAGCATCACGTTGCGGAACTTGCCCCACACTCCGGCACCGTCCAGTTCGGCCGCTTCATAGAGATGCTGCGGAATCCCCTGCAAGCCGGCCAGCCACAGGATCATGCCGCTTCCCGCGCCCCAGAGGCCCATCAGGATGAACGCCGGTTTTGACCAGTTTTCGTCGGCCATCCAGTTCGGCGCGGCCCAGCCAAACCATCTCGTTAGGGTCGCGCCCCACGCGTGGTCGATGATGCCGTACTGGGGGTTGAGGAGCCACAGCCAGAGGATGGCGTTGGCCACCACTGGGGCGATGCTCGGCAGGTAGTACGCCGTGCGGTAATAGTGCATCCCCTTGACTTTGGCGTTCAATAGGAGCGCAATTGCGAGGCCGGCCATCATTGTGAGCGGAATCCCGATGATGCTCATGAAGCCTGCGTTGTAGAAGGACTTCACGAGGATCGGACCATCGCCCGCCGGGCTCAGCAGCTCGCGGTAGTTGGCCAGGGCGAGCCACCGAGGCTCGTGGAGGACGTCGTACTCGCAAAACGAGAGCAGGATACTCATCAGGATGGGGCCTAGCGTGAACACGAGGAACCCGATGATCCATGGCGCGGCGAACAGGTAGGCCGCGCGCGTTTCCGCCCGCCCGTTCCGTCCCTGCGTGCGCATCTTCATCAACACCCAGCCGATGGCCAGGGCGATGAGCCCGAAACCGATGGCGGTGAGGGCCTGATACGCCCAACGGGGGACAACCGGCGAGTGCTCGCGCTCAAATGCCTTGTCGAGCTCCTTCTGCACGGCGATCTGTCCGGCCATGAGGGCATCGTGCGGGGTCATGCCGCGCAAAGACTCGTCCATTGCGCGGACGTGCTCGTCCCACAGCCTCTGCCCTACGAAGGTGACAGGGCGGAACTTGGAGACCTTCATCATGTCCATGAAGACCTTCATGGCGGCCAGCACGCGCGGGCGATTCGGGAGGAACTCCTTCATGATGGCCGCGTTCACAACTCTGTTCGCGCGCATCTGGGGCAGGAACGGTCGTCCCGCTTTGGCGTATCCTTCGCGCTGCGCGATCCATCGGATACGCTGACCCTCCAGGCTCTCGTCGAACTTGATGAACTGCCAGGCCAGTTCCCGCTGGGCCGGGGACACTCCGACGGGAATGACCCACGAGAATCCGCCCGACCAGGTGATGTACGGAGGCTGTCCCTTGTATCGACCTTCCCCGCGCAGGCGCGCCGCGGGAACGGGCGCCGGCACAACGCCGAAGTCCAGCGTCGGGTTGTAGCGCAGGATGCTGTCCATGAACCAGTTGCCGTCGGTCTTCATCGCGACCTTGCCGGTAAGGAACGGGTCCATCGCGTTACCGCCGAAGCCGCTCTGGAACGCATCGACCTTCACGCGGCCGCCCACGAGGTTGGTCATATCGACGAAGAACTGCAGGGATTCGGTGGTATACGGATTGGCAAGCG includes:
- a CDS encoding polysaccharide deacetylase family protein — its product is MMKYTRTILLPALFLAGLPVAFAQIPFAPDLAATMDPIKLQLTAKDQERDYLSDLQIIAQDTVERRKGWRFEKLYRGDASRKMLALTIDDGPHPLFTPGLLAALKQLDIPATFFVIGEEAQFNPDLIKAEVAAGHQVSNHTYHHARLNHVMPDLIAPEIAACDAVISRITGKPADPYLRPPGGEYDADVITACRELGKTIVMYTDDPADYANPAPDLLFERTMKHASNGGILLFHDGVQETIDQLPRIVNALKARGYRFVTISELDAASRPRAIRDWQKKTPLPPIRTVPFPKPRKR
- a CDS encoding carbohydrate ABC transporter permease encodes the protein MDKLLPLIWVAEVFVAYVAIGLWLVTLRDVIRRGAGAAGIGAMLLSAALLAWPWLAHVDAVPVLLASSCAAAVILLLGRKLAHAQTPAQIKERREDQRQAYLHLVLLTGAIIFMVPFLWLVSTSFKVDADILTNEIRFMPRRPVKIDDGKGEKLALVTVAGSALSADQQTIVPPDDPNSPRTGVWALVKDLEDTILVAPVYAGGRLGKESKVSPDAVKPILKPGFVWENYPESLNYLPEETRYGLVYLNNTLKITIFSIIGTLLTASMVAFSFARLRWPGRDGLFVLLLATMMLPGAVTMIPQFLIWQRLGYIDTLVPLWAGAFLGGGAFNVFLLRQFFLTIPSELEEAAKIDGCSYWRTYWTIMLPLVRPALATVAIMTFMGSWNNFMGPLIYISSPTKMPIAYALQLYQSVHGGEYGYMMAASTLVMLPVLMVFFFCQRYFIQGITLTGLKG
- a CDS encoding polysaccharide deacetylase family protein; this translates as MTIYRHIVLAATCSLLALGTGAVAHPFRNPLADPLKEALSVVDQERDLQTDLYILSQQRPGKKEAGSGDKLYWGNRGRKEIALTFDDGPHPMFVPLILRILAQHHAKATFFVIGEMAERYPDMVLAEAAAGHQVSNHTFHHARLNKVIPEMAGPEIEACDVMLERILKRPADRYFRPPGGEINESVVSTCRRLGKTPVMYTNDPQDFKNVGEKVLLDRLLKRIAPGGIILLHDNVKQTIRILPALLNALDERGYRCVTISQLDARRNLPPDSQARLLSASTQWAQRTAGPREHARAVESPRRAMARPE
- a CDS encoding extracellular solute-binding protein — its product is MRNLACVFLVALPFLVPAKARAVPTLTMWGPELEKSLNTMGFDREVSAFEEKYNCKVKRLSMGAGGMDPQKLSTAIAGGMPPDLVRQDRFTVGDWASRDAFQTLDDLIARDQKLPNGIRKNEFYPSTWMEAVYKGHVYAIPDSTDDRALYYNKSLFRAAGLDPDNPPKTWEDLKRLAPLLTKNDKQGDIKQIGFIPNFGNVWLYMYSWQAGGEFMSPDGRKCTLANPYTTESLQFFVDMTNLVGGRVKVDAFQSGFGGNAMDPFLTGKVAMKTDGNWFMDSILRYNPTLDFGVVPAPVPAARLRGEGRYKGQPPYITWSGGFSWVIPVGVSPAQRELAWQFIKFDESLEGQRIRWIAQREGYAKAGRPFLPQMRANRVVNAAIMKEFLPNRPRVLAAMKVFMDMMKVSKFRPVTFVGQRLWDEHVRAMDESLRGMTPHDALMAGQIAVQKELDKAFEREHSPVVPRWAYQALTAIGFGLIALAIGWVLMKMRTQGRNGRAETRAAYLFAAPWIIGFLVFTLGPILMSILLSFCEYDVLHEPRWLALANYRELLSPAGDGPILVKSFYNAGFMSIIGIPLTMMAGLAIALLLNAKVKGMHYYRTAYYLPSIAPVVANAILWLWLLNPQYGIIDHAWGATLTRWFGWAAPNWMADENWSKPAFILMGLWGAGSGMILWLAGLQGIPQHLYEAAELDGAGVWGKFRNVMLPMLSPTIFFLGVMGVIGSLQIFEIAYIMRGAGPLGAPADSTMMPVVLLFQNAFQYFKMGYASALAWILFVVIMIITLFQLKLSQRWVHYGD